The following are encoded together in the Candidatus Lernaella stagnicola genome:
- a CDS encoding enoyl-CoA hydratase-related protein, which yields MALTFVKENRIARLGLNRPEAKNALDTTLLRELEAAWKEIAADPEIRVAVIHSELPDIFCSGMDLKSVIPVLTGARPPANDDEKWMVDDPQGMFRAMLRERTWDKPVVAAVHGLCLTGGFELVMGTDLRVASEDAVFQMREATFGIMPIGGSNVFLPRQIPLAAAKEILLLGDYIPAARLLEWGFLNRVVPREELLDEAMNVAARIAANGPLAVQGCMRCMRETADMDTAQAMAKELEIGLPIFSSSDAREGVKAFREKRKPDYRGE from the coding sequence ATGGCGCTTACTTTTGTCAAAGAAAACCGAATTGCGAGACTCGGGCTCAATCGCCCGGAGGCAAAAAACGCCCTTGATACTACTCTGCTGCGGGAATTGGAGGCCGCGTGGAAGGAAATCGCCGCCGATCCCGAGATCCGGGTGGCCGTTATTCACTCGGAGTTGCCGGATATTTTCTGCTCCGGGATGGACCTCAAATCCGTGATTCCCGTCCTGACAGGCGCGCGCCCGCCGGCCAACGACGACGAAAAATGGATGGTCGACGATCCGCAAGGCATGTTCCGCGCCATGTTGCGCGAGCGCACGTGGGACAAGCCGGTTGTCGCCGCCGTACACGGCCTTTGCTTGACCGGCGGCTTCGAACTCGTGATGGGGACCGACCTGCGCGTAGCCTCCGAGGATGCGGTTTTCCAAATGCGCGAAGCGACTTTCGGCATCATGCCCATTGGCGGGTCCAATGTCTTCCTGCCGCGCCAGATCCCCTTGGCCGCCGCCAAGGAGATCCTACTGCTCGGCGACTACATTCCGGCCGCGCGGTTGCTGGAATGGGGCTTCCTCAATCGTGTCGTGCCGCGCGAGGAACTGCTGGACGAAGCCATGAACGTTGCGGCGCGCATTGCCGCCAACGGACCCCTGGCCGTGCAAGGCTGCATGCGGTGCATGCGGGAGACCGCGGATATGGACACTGCGCAAGCTATGGCCAAAGAGTTGGAAATCGGCCTGCCGATCTTCAGTTCGAGCGACGCCCGCGAAGGCGTAAAGGCGTTTCGCGAGAAGCGCAAGCCGGACTACCGCGGCGAGTAG
- a CDS encoding YaiO family outer membrane beta-barrel protein — translation MHEIRRPTKLAIRLLAAFVFVCLLAAPASAWDKKYFTEQEREAIRQHLRYNLYGFGSFDHLTPHTDYGSRAGATIGFSARVNDYLTPFVETTAYVRTGGELEPEGEGAAASLGITLTPSDYFSSTTAVTFGSNSDFLPAWRVDQEFGIYLPLASEFTLGIHPGAFYARYFTENDIVGVFIGPALYFYRWAVGYTFTVSESYPGELTNYAHIGYVGYTDEGTYTSFLVFTFGDVNYEDQFAATPEQVDEIYWEASWSHKYWIGVNWGLMGSLRYGQLSEAYEQFGGDLGLFYEF, via the coding sequence ATGCATGAAATAAGACGCCCGACGAAATTGGCGATTCGCCTCTTGGCGGCCTTCGTGTTCGTATGCCTATTGGCTGCGCCGGCCTCGGCCTGGGACAAGAAGTACTTTACCGAGCAGGAAAGGGAAGCGATTCGACAGCATCTGCGCTATAACCTCTACGGTTTTGGCAGCTTCGACCACCTCACCCCCCACACGGATTACGGTAGCCGCGCCGGTGCTACCATCGGCTTCTCGGCTCGCGTCAACGATTATCTCACACCGTTTGTGGAAACAACCGCCTACGTACGCACCGGCGGTGAACTCGAACCGGAAGGCGAGGGCGCGGCGGCTTCCTTGGGCATTACGCTCACGCCCTCTGATTATTTCTCCAGCACCACCGCCGTAACCTTCGGGTCCAACTCCGATTTCTTGCCCGCGTGGCGGGTCGACCAGGAATTCGGTATCTATTTGCCGCTGGCGTCCGAATTCACGCTCGGCATTCACCCAGGCGCGTTCTACGCCCGATATTTTACGGAAAACGATATTGTCGGTGTGTTTATCGGCCCCGCACTTTACTTCTATCGATGGGCCGTGGGGTATACTTTCACCGTTTCGGAAAGCTATCCGGGTGAATTGACCAACTACGCCCACATCGGGTATGTGGGCTACACGGATGAGGGTACGTACACGTCATTCCTCGTTTTCACCTTTGGTGACGTCAACTACGAGGACCAATTCGCGGCCACGCCTGAGCAAGTGGATGAGATATACTGGGAGGCATCCTGGTCTCACAAGTATTGGATAGGCGTCAATTGGGGCCTCATGGGCAGCTTGCGGTACGGACAGTTGTCCGAGGCTTACGAGCAATTTGGGGGAGACCTGGGGTTGTTTTACGAATTCTGA
- a CDS encoding glycosyltransferase family 2 protein has translation MAVLILKIYLIVVILILLVYAVRHFTFTINRISGEQRLYYQDIIDSEYPFVSVLLPMHNEEKVARDLLEALVHNDYPLDHLEIIPINDHSDDRTADIINEFAAGYPQVRPMHRTEDDQKRGKQAALNDALEVCRGEIIIVFDADYVPQKGTLRDLAISFKDPQVGAVMGRVVPKNTEKNLLTRLLDLERSGGYQVDQQARHNMMLVPQYGGTVGGFRKSIVDSFGGFDTRVLAEDTDLTFLLYTRGWKVSYANRVECYEESPENWISRSTQIFRWSRGHNHVLFKHFFAVIRSPYLRFAEKFDGLLLLCLYLIPFFILSGMIDSMILFFLGEMQIIESIFVFFFVAGYRGNTYGYGAAASGCESDSKQRTPNHRGSTRLRRRRPHGIRRRCRASRRCGVRRPQGA, from the coding sequence ATGGCTGTACTGATACTCAAAATCTACCTGATTGTCGTGATCCTGATACTGCTCGTGTATGCGGTCCGCCACTTTACGTTCACGATCAACCGCATTAGCGGCGAACAACGCCTGTATTACCAGGACATTATCGACTCGGAGTACCCCTTTGTCTCGGTGCTCTTGCCCATGCACAACGAAGAAAAAGTGGCGCGCGACCTCCTTGAAGCGTTGGTTCATAACGACTATCCCCTCGACCACCTGGAAATCATTCCCATCAACGACCACAGCGACGATAGGACCGCCGACATTATCAACGAGTTCGCTGCCGGTTACCCGCAGGTCCGGCCGATGCATCGCACCGAAGACGATCAAAAAAGAGGCAAACAAGCGGCTCTCAACGACGCCCTCGAGGTCTGTCGGGGCGAAATCATCATCGTATTCGATGCCGACTACGTCCCCCAGAAAGGCACGTTGCGCGACTTGGCGATTTCCTTCAAAGACCCGCAGGTCGGCGCCGTGATGGGACGGGTCGTGCCGAAAAACACCGAAAAAAACTTGTTGACCCGGCTGCTCGACCTGGAACGCAGCGGCGGCTATCAAGTCGACCAGCAGGCCCGCCACAACATGATGCTTGTGCCCCAATACGGCGGCACGGTCGGCGGTTTCCGGAAAAGCATTGTCGATTCTTTCGGCGGTTTCGACACCCGGGTGCTCGCCGAGGATACCGACCTTACGTTTTTGCTTTACACCCGTGGCTGGAAAGTCTCCTACGCCAACCGGGTCGAATGCTACGAAGAGTCACCGGAGAACTGGATCTCTCGCAGCACGCAGATTTTCCGCTGGTCGCGGGGTCACAACCACGTCCTTTTCAAGCACTTCTTCGCGGTGATTCGATCGCCGTATTTGCGTTTCGCGGAGAAGTTCGACGGGCTTCTGTTGCTGTGCCTGTACTTGATTCCCTTCTTCATCCTCTCCGGCATGATCGACTCGATGATCCTGTTCTTCCTCGGCGAAATGCAGATCATCGAAAGTATTTTCGTCTTCTTCTTCGTCGCCGGCTACCGAGGTAACACATACGGTTACGGCGCCGCCGCTTCCGGATGTGAGTCCGACTCCAAGCAGCGAACTCCGAACCATCGAGGATCAACTCGACTACGTCGGCGGCGACCTCACGGTATTCGAAGGCGATGCCGTGCATCAAGACGTTGTGGTGTGCGGCGACCTCAGGGCGCATGA
- a CDS encoding tetratricopeptide repeat protein, translating to MSDRLFRHAQTIAVCAALLVATATVSLAQTTLWNSMIIEASELSGQRKYDEAIRVGNEALQIAENTYGPKSEQVVTTMNLLADLYRARGKNNYADKYKKWALDIRIEKYRQELERVEKEKGSRHPDVIPPLQNLAKAYQEQGRYLLTEELLNRAYEVSRRMRGQNHPETAVVLDDKAGLFIETKDDRRAVSAMVQAISIRKIAYGDAHPATIESYARLGEYYALKGDYVAAEHFFKKALEGQEMRSDPNDPALVPALLNVGQTHLYQNEFAEAEPYLHQALMLQEQNSGQDHAILVATLYSLAAVYIGQEDFKEAEKYLLRGVEIQEKAIGDNRRDLIEPMFTLTAIYASMNREKEAREFLEKGTEIADKELGPHAEELNLPMLSLAEFYMRQQQFDNAVPLLERIIENHAAPEPTEEQPEPQPKNSYSLYASLLYLGEISASQGDAERGGDYCRRAVASSEALYGKDHAETARALNALASVYIAHERVAAAKPLLERSLAIQETTIGLDHPETANTYALTGQMHYYQSRFDEAIENYTRALKIRRAKLGEDDPVVAMTLNDMGEVYHSSGDKVQAKLYLDKALEILLKKYDANHPSVVVVKNNLENLAADVEEVE from the coding sequence TTGTCGGATCGGCTGTTTAGGCATGCACAAACAATTGCTGTTTGCGCGGCGCTGCTTGTAGCAACCGCGACGGTTAGTCTTGCCCAAACGACCCTCTGGAACTCAATGATAATCGAGGCAAGTGAGCTATCCGGCCAGCGTAAATACGACGAAGCTATCCGGGTAGGCAACGAAGCCCTACAAATCGCCGAAAATACGTACGGTCCCAAGAGTGAGCAGGTCGTCACGACCATGAATCTGCTCGCCGATCTCTACCGGGCTAGAGGAAAAAACAACTACGCCGACAAATACAAGAAGTGGGCGCTGGATATCCGTATCGAAAAATACCGCCAGGAACTTGAGCGGGTGGAAAAAGAAAAAGGGTCGCGTCACCCCGACGTAATCCCGCCGCTACAGAACTTGGCAAAGGCTTATCAGGAACAAGGCCGCTATCTTCTTACGGAAGAACTACTGAACCGCGCCTACGAAGTCTCGCGCCGCATGCGTGGCCAAAACCACCCCGAAACCGCCGTCGTTCTCGACGACAAGGCCGGCCTTTTCATCGAAACAAAAGATGATCGCAGGGCCGTCTCGGCCATGGTGCAGGCCATTTCCATTCGTAAAATCGCCTACGGTGACGCACATCCCGCGACCATCGAATCGTATGCCCGCCTGGGCGAATATTATGCCCTCAAGGGCGATTACGTTGCCGCCGAGCATTTCTTCAAAAAAGCCCTGGAAGGCCAGGAGATGCGCTCGGATCCTAACGATCCGGCACTGGTCCCGGCGTTGCTGAACGTCGGCCAAACACACCTTTACCAGAATGAGTTTGCGGAAGCCGAACCCTATTTGCACCAGGCTTTGATGCTGCAGGAGCAAAATTCGGGTCAGGATCACGCCATCCTTGTGGCGACGTTATATTCGCTCGCCGCGGTCTACATCGGGCAGGAAGACTTTAAGGAAGCCGAAAAATATTTGCTGCGCGGCGTCGAGATTCAAGAAAAAGCCATCGGCGACAACCGCCGGGATCTAATCGAGCCAATGTTCACGCTCACGGCTATCTACGCGTCGATGAATCGGGAGAAAGAGGCCCGAGAATTCCTCGAAAAAGGCACGGAAATCGCGGACAAGGAACTCGGCCCGCACGCCGAGGAACTCAACCTGCCGATGCTTTCTCTGGCGGAATTCTATATGCGCCAGCAGCAGTTCGACAACGCCGTGCCGCTGTTGGAGCGCATCATTGAAAACCACGCCGCTCCCGAGCCGACCGAGGAACAACCCGAACCGCAGCCGAAAAATTCTTATTCACTTTATGCCTCCTTGCTTTACCTAGGCGAGATTTCGGCGTCCCAGGGCGATGCCGAACGGGGCGGAGATTACTGCCGCCGTGCGGTGGCCTCCTCCGAAGCGTTGTATGGCAAAGATCACGCCGAAACAGCGCGGGCCCTTAACGCATTAGCCTCGGTTTACATTGCGCATGAGCGCGTAGCCGCGGCGAAACCACTGCTCGAGCGTTCGTTGGCCATTCAGGAAACGACCATCGGTCTGGATCATCCCGAGACGGCCAACACCTACGCGCTGACGGGGCAGATGCATTATTACCAATCGCGCTTCGATGAGGCGATCGAGAACTACACGCGAGCGCTGAAAATTCGGCGGGCGAAATTGGGCGAGGACGACCCGGTCGTAGCGATGACGTTGAACGATATGGGAGAAGTCTATCATTCCAGCGGTGACAAAGTGCAGGCCAAGCTGTATCTCGACAAAGCGCTGGAAATATTGCTCAAGAAATACGACGCCAATCACCCCTCAGTGGTCGTTGTTAAGAACAACCTTGAGAACTTGGCGGCAGACGTTGAGGAAGTTGAGTAA
- the dinB gene encoding DNA polymerase IV: protein MPRFIMHLDMDAFFAAIEQRDKPELLGKPVIIGAMPGARGVVATCSYEARRFGIHSAMPISQAYKRCPQGAYLPPDIAKYCAVSQHVMSILSEISPTVEPVSIDEAFVDITGLERVYGTPEDIGRRTKRRIREETSLSASVGIGPNRLIAKLASDFQKPDGLTLVRPEDVAAWLEPMPVSRLRGVGPHWQKQLARLGIRTVAELRRWDLPSLGNQFGERGAEHLYNQARGIASDRVGGEWDRKSVSKEVTFGEDTSDIAELLAVLLRLSEEVGRVCRKEQRKGLVVTLKIRLAGFETHTRRRRLDHTTCSDRRIYAAAKQLLLGSGFTGRLVRLIGVGMSVWESERGGQLDMSFVDEHDDERLLAAVDELNRRFGRGAVSWAGGKAGRGQDNESSDD from the coding sequence GTGCCGCGCTTCATCATGCACCTGGACATGGACGCGTTCTTCGCAGCCATCGAGCAGCGGGACAAACCGGAACTGCTTGGCAAGCCGGTGATCATCGGCGCGATGCCCGGAGCGCGCGGCGTGGTCGCAACCTGCTCCTACGAAGCCCGCCGCTTCGGCATCCATTCCGCCATGCCGATCTCCCAGGCATACAAGCGTTGCCCGCAAGGCGCGTACCTGCCGCCGGATATCGCCAAGTACTGCGCCGTGTCTCAGCACGTGATGTCCATCCTGAGCGAAATATCCCCGACGGTGGAGCCGGTATCCATCGACGAGGCATTCGTTGACATCACGGGTTTGGAGCGCGTCTACGGCACACCGGAAGATATCGGCCGCCGGACCAAACGCCGCATCCGCGAAGAGACATCGCTGAGCGCCTCGGTCGGCATCGGCCCGAACCGTTTGATCGCCAAGCTCGCCTCGGATTTTCAAAAACCCGACGGACTGACCCTCGTCCGGCCCGAGGACGTGGCCGCGTGGCTGGAGCCCATGCCGGTGTCGCGTTTGCGGGGCGTCGGCCCGCATTGGCAAAAGCAACTGGCGCGTCTGGGTATTCGCACCGTGGCCGAACTGCGCCGGTGGGACCTGCCGTCGCTTGGTAACCAATTCGGTGAACGCGGCGCGGAACACTTGTACAACCAAGCCCGCGGCATCGCCTCCGATCGCGTCGGCGGTGAATGGGACCGCAAATCCGTCAGCAAGGAAGTGACGTTTGGCGAAGACACCTCCGACATCGCCGAGTTGCTTGCCGTCTTATTGCGTTTGTCGGAAGAGGTCGGGCGTGTCTGCCGTAAGGAGCAACGCAAAGGCCTGGTCGTCACGCTCAAGATTCGTTTGGCGGGTTTCGAAACCCACACACGCCGCCGCCGTTTGGATCACACGACATGCAGCGACCGCCGCATCTACGCGGCGGCCAAGCAGTTGTTATTGGGTAGCGGCTTCACGGGCCGGCTGGTGAGGTTGATTGGTGTTGGGATGTCCGTGTGGGAAAGCGAGCGGGGCGGGCAACTCGATATGAGTTTCGTCGACGAGCACGACGACGAGCGCCTGCTTGCCGCCGTGGACGAACTCAATCGCCGCTTTGGTCGCGGCGCGGTCAGTTGGGCGGGCGGGAAAGCAGGGCGCGGCCAGGATAATGAGTCGTCGGACGATTAG